The sequence AAATATTAAATTCATATGCCATCCCCTTTTTACCTTGCATAGACTGGAATGGTTTTCGCTTCAATTTCTATCCGTTTGCCGGTTAGACCTAATATATCGACTTATTTATCCCTACGGTCAAATTTAAAGTCCTTAATTTTTACGATTGAATGATTTCAAGATGTAAAATTCTTGAAATTGATGAGCTATACTAACATAAAAGTATCTGGAGGGCGTTCTTATGTCTAAAGGTGATAATCTAAGCGAAGAACTCCAAATTTTAAAAGATAAGGCCAAACAAATTACAGGTAAGGCCCGGGAGGAATACTTGGAACACGTATCCGATCTAAAGGAAAAATTAAAACAAGTTACTGGTGAGACTAGCGAAAAGGCCAAACAAATCATCGATCAAACGGGAACTTATATCAAAGAAAACCCGCAAAAAGCAACTTTGATCGGCTTAGGAGTTGGAGTCGGGATAGGCGTAATTATTGGAATGCTTATCGGTCGAAGAAAATAAGTCGGAAAGTATCAATTGGCCGCTAAAACAACGGATTCAGAAGAAATTCCTTACGAAAATGGCGAAAAGCAGGAGGGGACTTCATTTTCAAGTTTCGAATTGAAGGAACACCTGCTCGCTTTCATTAATTCCATCGCAGAATATTTCGAAACTCTTCTTCTCTACGCAAAAAAAATCGCAACTGAAAAGATTGTATTAGGCATCCAGGCCTATATATTCTTCCGAATTGCTCTTTTCTTTATAAGTTTAAGCGTATTATTTTTTCTAGCCGCTTTTTTCCTTTTTTTGCAGAGGCAATTTGAAGGAGATCCCTTACCTGCAGCGTTAGGAACTGGAGGGCTCTGCCTTTTTATTTCTTTAATTGGTGTTTTTGCTCTTATTCGGAAACTTAAAGCATAAGAGTGGAAGGAACTCCCGCCCATGAATAAGACAAAGACCAAGGAAGCCCGCATCTTCTCCCTGAATCCTCTCGCGGGAGAAGACTACACTCCCTGGAAAGACCCTTCCAAAATGAGTAAAGAAGAACTCCAACTCTACCTGCAGATCAAAAAATTGCAGGTTCGACTGAGTTTTGAAAGACTACAATCCTCCATTAGTTACACTGGAATGATCATTGAGGCCTTCCAAAGCCTGGGACTTCAAGATTGGGTTCTAAAATTGCTAAACCAAGAGGTCGAGGATACTTCAGAGTAGCTGGAGTTCCTACCACCCTTTACTTCACCTCTCGGATCTGGATCGTCTCCACCCGGTCTGCACCAGCAATAATATCCGACAAAATCACTACCTGGTCCCCGTCCTTCACTCGACCACTCGACTTCAAGGTCTCAATCGCCAATTTTATCGTCTTCTCAGGGTCACTGGAAAAATCGATTCGGTACGGAATCACACTTCGGGTTAACCAAAGTTTGCGTCTGACAGTAGTCATATTGGTAAAAGCATAGATGAGTGGAAACCTAGGATGGAAGGAAGCCACATTCAGAGCAGTTGTTCCTCTCCTGGTAATCACGATAATTGCCGGTGATTTGATGGAATCGGAAAGCATAGCCGCCGATCTCGCCATTTCTTCCTTCTTGTTGGAAGGAACTCTTTCCAAAACATAGCCAAGTCCCGGCGCCTTCTCCACTCTTTCCGAGATCTTGTGAAGCATGTCCACACAACGAACCGGAAATTTTCCTGCAGCAGTTTCACCGGATAACATAATTGCGTCTGCTTCTTCAAAAACTGCGTTCGCAACGTCTGTAACTTCCGCACGAGTAGGCGAAGGATTATTGATCATAGATTCCAAAAGGTGGGTTGCGACAATCACTCTTTTGCCCTTAATCGCACATTCTCGAATAATAGCGCGTTGTATCAAAGGAAGTTCCTCAATCGGAAGCTCTACTCCAAGGTCTCCCCTTGCAACCATTACGCCGTCAGCAGCATCCACGATCTCGACCATATTTTTCACTGCTTCTTGGTCTTCTATCTTAGCAATGATATCAGTATGGCCATTATTTTCTTCTATGATCTTACGAAGTTGATGGATATCTTCCGCAGAACGAACGAATGAAAGTGCAATAAAATCTACATCCTCTTCCAAACCGAAAAGAATATCCTTTTGGTCTTTTTGAGTTATAGAAGGTAAGTTTACGCGGATCCCTGGAAGATTGATATGTTTACGAGAACCTAATTTACCACCGTCTACTACTTTACATTTCAGAGCGGTTTCTTGGATCTCTTCAACAACAAGATTGATCAATCCGTTATCTACGGTAACCCTATCTCCGATCTTTAGGTCTTTTACGATATCCCGATAATTTACGAAAACGGATTGTTCCTCGGATTCTTCTCCCGGAATGATATGGAAGGTAAAAGATTCTCCCACTTTGAGATCCAAATGATCCACTTGCAGATCCCCTGTGCGGATCTCTGGACCTTGTGTATCCAATAAAATAGCGATCGGATGTTTTAGTACGTCTTTGTTCAAAGACTTAATAGCACGGATCACGGATCTATGAAAGTCGTGATTTCCGTGGGACATGTTCAATCTGGCGATATTCATCCCTGCTTCGGCAAGAGATTGGATCATTTTTTTGTCGGAGGTCGCAGGGCCGATCGTGCAGATAATTTTAGTTTTTCTGAAATTAACTAATTCATTTTTCATGTATATTCGGTTTTATTAAAATTGCCCTAATGATCCGAGCTCAGATTTTAGGAAGGGTTCTATTCAGAAAATCTTCGAAAGAAATATAAAAATCGAACTTGTCCTGTTCCGGCATGCCCGCATTTTTCTGCTCGTCTACGATCCTCTTCGCCTTATCCAGCAGGGCTTTTCCGTTCTTTTTTAGGAACCTTCTCGAGATAAGGATCGGAAAAGAATACTGCTCTTCCTGATTTCTAACCATAAAGGAATGGATTTCCTTTTTTGCATTCTTTTTCAGAAAGTTGATCAGAGTATTTTCGTCCATATCCCCACCTAAACCTTGTAAGAGATATTCCCTGTCAGGGAGCTCATCATGACTCCAAGCATGGTCCAGAATGTCCAGAACCGCCGAAAGATTTCGTTTGACCTCTGCCTCTTGCTCGGAGCTTAATCCGGAACTTTTTGCAGGAGCGCTCGATTCCGAATTTGCAACCGCTGCCACAGCTCTCGCCTTTGCGGTCGATTCGGCTGCTTCTCTGTCTTTTACTCGTCTCTCGGCAAGTCTTACCTTTTCTTCCTGAGCAACTTTGGTCCTCGCTTCTAAGATCTTTTTGTTCTGCTCTGCAGCAAGTCTTGCTCGGATCTCTTCTGCTTCGAATCTATGAACTACATTATTCCCGAAAAGAGATCTGAAAAATCTGGTGATAAAAGGAAGATATTTAAACAGAGAAGAATATTCCAATTTCTCAAATTGAGAACTCGCCTCTTTGGACTCCATCATGTCCCGAATATTCATTTTTGCTAAAACACGGATCTCGCTATCGTTCCCCGTAGCGGTAAAAACCCTTTTGGCAGTCTCGACTGCTCCGGAGATACAATCTTTATGAAGAACAAAAACATAAAGACCCTTCTTATCCGCAAAATCAGAGTTCAAGATCATATCATGATTGATGATCAGATTTTTGACTTCTTCTTCAATAGGCTCTCCGCGGAAACGAAGATAATTCAGATCCACCAATCGATTCGCGGATTTAATATAGTCCAGTAACTCGGAAAGTTTGGCCTTCTTTTCTTCTTTTTCCTTTTTCTCCTTCTCCTCTTCTTCAAAATGGATCAGAGAAAGAAGTTCCTCAACTGCGGTTTTTTGGTCACCGTAAGCCGGGCTTAAAAAAGGAAGGACTTGTCCTGCAATAGAGCGAGTGTTCTGAAGATCTTGTTCCGAAAAATTGCCAAGCACACCGATCCTCTGCAATTCCGGGATAATCCTTTCGTTCAGATATTTTTTATATGCATCCAGTCTTGCAATGATCTCATCCTGAACATTATAGTAAAAAACGGAGCGGTTGCCGGGACTCAACGCATTCTCATTTCTATAAAAATACAGAATTCGGGAATCCACCAGTTTTTTGAGCACCGGCTTTAAATGGATATTGATCGTGGTTTGCTTAAGAACAGGAGTAACGTCAAAATTGTCCTGGAACAAATTCCCAATCTCGGAAGAAGCATAGGTCTCGCTTAATTTATTATTATCTATACAATCATAGATCCATTTCTGGAAACTTTCTTTCCCCGGAAATTGTCTCTTCTCTTTCACCCATCTTTGGATGGAACTGAAAGAAGTCTGGTTCACTCCGTCTACATATCTGTGACTAGAACCCGCATCCGTTTGTGAAGGCCTGGCAAAAACAGTGATCAATCTTAAAAAAGAAGCGATCCTTCCATCAGAAGAATCTCCGGTAGGATTATAATCCACCATGCAGATCTTTTTTATGATAGGAGGATTCTGGCGAGCGCTCATCTCTTTTAGATAAGCGTTTACCCTTTCCTTATCCAAGGTTAGCTCTCTTGCAAGCTGCTCCGCGCTGGGAAGAATTTTATTCGCTACGAACTTTTCAGTCCAGTCGCCAATGATCAGTACTAGTTTATGAATTCCCTTGTACTGGAAATCCCCTCTTGCCTCTAAGGCTTGGGTTAACTGTAAGGCCGAGTTATAATCCGCTACCTTGAGTTCCGGAGATTGGGGATCCAGCATGAGTCATCCTCTTCGACTAGAGTAGGTTTTTCCGATACATCAATTCCGCGTTTAAAATCGCGGCACCGGCAGCCCCACGGACCGTATTATGACTTAGGACAACATATTTCCAATCTAAAATCGGATCTGGTCTAAGCCTTCCCACTACGGTAGTCATACCTCTCCCTGTTTCCAGGTCTAGACGAGGCTGGGGTCTGTCTTCTTCTTGACGATAAAGAATCGGAAAATCCGGAGCGAGAGGCAACTTTAATTCTTGAGGCTCGCCTTTAAATGAAGACCAGGCTTCTAAAATTTCGGATTCGGTAGGCTTCTTCTTGAATTTTACGGAAACACAAACTGTATGCCCGTCAAAAACCGGGACCCGATTGCAATGAGCGGAAATTTTAAAATCCGCGTTTATGATCTTGCCGCCTTCAGTTCTTCCCAGACATTTCAGAGGTTCAATCTCCGCCTTATCTTCTTCTCCGCCGATAAAAGGGACCACGTTGCCCAAAATATCCATGGTAGGAACTCCTGGATAACCTGCTCCGGAGATTGCCTGCATAGAAAATAACATAACGGACTCTATACCGAATTTTTCGTATAGAGGTTTGAGAGAGATGGTCACTCCCATGATCGTACAATTGGAGTTAGTCACGATCTTTCCTGGAGTTTTTTGGCCGGAGATCACATCCAAATGGTTAGCGTTCACTTCCGCAGAAAGAAGAGGAACGTTCTCCACCATTCTATGATTTTTAGAATTGGAAATAATATTGATACCTGCCTCGGCAAAAGAAGTTTCCACTTCTCCCGCAATAGAAGCGTCCAAACCGGAAAAAGCCAATTTAACACCTTGGGTGATCTTAGGGTCCGGTAGTGTGATAATTATGTCACGAGCGTATTTAGGGATATCGCCGGAGATCTTCCAACGCTTCTTCATAACATCAGCATACGTTTTGCCTGCGCTATTCTCGGATGCGCATAGATGGGTTACCTGAAAATAAGGATGGTTTTCCAAAAGTTGGATGAACCTTTGCCCGACGGAGCCTGTTGCTCCCAAAACAGCTACGTTAATTTTGCTCATAGAACTTATTGACCGCTCGCGAACTTAAAGTCCGCATTTCATTGTTTTTTTCTATTTTTTTCCGAGACCATGGACTGTCATTCGACAAATTTTGATATGAGCGCTGCATACTTAGAATTCATCTTTTGAGTTCCTGCATACGTAAGATGATGGAAGTCCCAAAAATCAGTCGAAGGCAGTGCCCGACCTAGATCCACAAAATTGTCCCCGCCGCCGCTGATCTCACCCAGATAAGACAAATGCTCTCTATACCATTCCGAATCCCCATACCAGGAAAGACTGACCGGGTTTTCAGGATTGTTTATTAAGAGAAATGGCAGATCCTTCTCTTTGAAAAAAGAAATGAGCTTCTTCATGTAACGAAAATGAAGAATGGGCCTGAACTTTTCCTTTGCGATCTTCTTCTTAGAGTCCGCTAACACCTGAATGTACTGTAATCCCGGTCTTTTTTTTAGGTCTGTCAAAAGGCGAAAGTAAAAGTATTCTTCATATTCCTTGTCGGACATCCCTAGATAACGTAGGTCTTCCAACCTTTCTTCTCGCACCGGTCTTCGATCCAAAAGTGAAAGATCATCTTCCTTCCCAAAGATCTGCTGTAGCCTTACGCCCAGAACATCCCGAGCCCAGTCCTTATGTTCCGGTCCCGCAAAATAAGGGATCCAAGTATTGGAAAGCT comes from Leptospira johnsonii and encodes:
- a CDS encoding DUF883 family protein; translation: MSKGDNLSEELQILKDKAKQITGKAREEYLEHVSDLKEKLKQVTGETSEKAKQIIDQTGTYIKENPQKATLIGLGVGVGIGVIIGMLIGRRK
- a CDS encoding LBF_4227 family protein, coding for MAAKTTDSEEIPYENGEKQEGTSFSSFELKEHLLAFINSIAEYFETLLLYAKKIATEKIVLGIQAYIFFRIALFFISLSVLFFLAAFFLFLQRQFEGDPLPAALGTGGLCLFISLIGVFALIRKLKA
- the pyk gene encoding pyruvate kinase; translation: MKNELVNFRKTKIICTIGPATSDKKMIQSLAEAGMNIARLNMSHGNHDFHRSVIRAIKSLNKDVLKHPIAILLDTQGPEIRTGDLQVDHLDLKVGESFTFHIIPGEESEEQSVFVNYRDIVKDLKIGDRVTVDNGLINLVVEEIQETALKCKVVDGGKLGSRKHINLPGIRVNLPSITQKDQKDILFGLEEDVDFIALSFVRSAEDIHQLRKIIEENNGHTDIIAKIEDQEAVKNMVEIVDAADGVMVARGDLGVELPIEELPLIQRAIIRECAIKGKRVIVATHLLESMINNPSPTRAEVTDVANAVFEEADAIMLSGETAAGKFPVRCVDMLHKISERVEKAPGLGYVLERVPSNKKEEMARSAAMLSDSIKSPAIIVITRRGTTALNVASFHPRFPLIYAFTNMTTVRRKLWLTRSVIPYRIDFSSDPEKTIKLAIETLKSSGRVKDGDQVVILSDIIAGADRVETIQIREVK
- the asd gene encoding aspartate-semialdehyde dehydrogenase, which translates into the protein MSKINVAVLGATGSVGQRFIQLLENHPYFQVTHLCASENSAGKTYADVMKKRWKISGDIPKYARDIIITLPDPKITQGVKLAFSGLDASIAGEVETSFAEAGINIISNSKNHRMVENVPLLSAEVNANHLDVISGQKTPGKIVTNSNCTIMGVTISLKPLYEKFGIESVMLFSMQAISGAGYPGVPTMDILGNVVPFIGGEEDKAEIEPLKCLGRTEGGKIINADFKISAHCNRVPVFDGHTVCVSVKFKKKPTESEILEAWSSFKGEPQELKLPLAPDFPILYRQEEDRPQPRLDLETGRGMTTVVGRLRPDPILDWKYVVLSHNTVRGAAGAAILNAELMYRKNLL